From the Natrarchaeobaculum aegyptiacum genome, one window contains:
- the priL gene encoding DNA primase regulatory subunit PriL — translation MQRLHARYPFLEAARESVAAEAVDLASVVQSDRAVVERASQRVITALEEGETGPIHRDPRTELLSYPVARVLVSLVDERVLVRKYARAEAATAFDRFATDLEDTTELKSVETTGLELADLLAEFDLTDAVRERAVVDGDSERTEYLIDVGTYLPLAADLWGDEWRLVNRSVRDGEVVVDEDDLHALVREAIRERIEDGLPFDVPETIASELEAEAGAVREVLADLDLTRDIDTVVPDLFPPCMKALLDDVQKGEHLPHHSRFAITAFLASIGMSTDEIVDLYRVNSTFGEEMTRYQTDHIRGETSPTEYSPPSCATMQSYGDCVNKDDLCERIPHPMAYYEQRIDDTEDDDLEDWREGRDGSDEDESASAD, via the coding sequence ATGCAGCGACTCCACGCCCGGTATCCGTTCCTCGAGGCGGCCCGTGAGTCGGTGGCAGCGGAGGCCGTCGACCTCGCGAGCGTCGTCCAGTCTGACCGGGCGGTGGTCGAACGAGCGAGCCAACGTGTGATTACCGCCCTCGAGGAGGGCGAGACCGGGCCAATCCACCGCGACCCGCGCACGGAGTTACTCTCCTACCCGGTCGCCCGCGTCCTCGTCTCGCTGGTCGACGAACGCGTCCTCGTCCGGAAGTACGCCCGTGCGGAAGCAGCGACGGCGTTCGACCGATTTGCCACCGACCTCGAGGACACGACGGAACTGAAGAGCGTGGAGACGACCGGCCTCGAACTGGCGGACCTGCTCGCTGAGTTCGACCTGACAGACGCCGTTCGAGAACGAGCCGTCGTCGACGGTGACAGCGAGCGAACGGAGTACCTGATCGACGTCGGCACCTACCTTCCGCTCGCAGCAGACCTCTGGGGAGACGAGTGGCGACTGGTCAATCGGTCGGTACGAGACGGCGAGGTCGTCGTCGACGAGGACGACCTCCACGCGCTCGTCCGCGAGGCGATCCGCGAACGGATCGAGGACGGGCTTCCCTTCGACGTCCCGGAGACCATCGCGAGCGAACTCGAGGCCGAAGCCGGGGCCGTCCGCGAGGTGCTCGCCGACCTCGACCTGACCCGCGACATCGACACCGTCGTCCCGGACCTCTTCCCACCGTGTATGAAGGCACTGCTCGACGACGTCCAGAAGGGTGAACACCTCCCCCATCACTCCCGCTTTGCGATCACGGCCTTCCTCGCGAGCATCGGAATGAGCACCGACGAGATCGTCGACCTCTACCGGGTCAACTCCACCTTCGGCGAGGAGATGACCCGCTACCAGACCGACCACATCCGCGGAGAGACCTCGCCCACCGAATACTCACCACCTTCGTGTGCGACGATGCAATCGTACGGCGACTGCGTCAACAAGGACGACCTCTGTGAGCGAATCCCGCATCCGATGGCCTACTACGAGCAGCGGATCGACGACACCGAAGACGACGACCTAGAGGACTGGCGCGAAGGACGAGACGGAAGCGACGAAGACGAATCGGCGAGTGCAGACTGA
- a CDS encoding DNA polymerase sliding clamp, with protein MFKAIVSAETLTSALDSVSVLVDECKIHLEAEGLEIRAVDPANVGMVDLSLDAAAFESYEADGGTIGVDLSRLEDIAGMAESGQLIQVELDEETRKLHIQIDGLEYTLALIDPDSIRQEPDIPNLDLPAEVVLEGKDVNRSVTAADMVSDHIALGVDDAEEYFYVDAEGDTDDVHLELTQEDLIDLQVGAAHSLFSLDYLKDMNKAIPGDAEVTLALGEEFPVKIYYGFAEGQGQVTYMLAPRIQSD; from the coding sequence ATGTTCAAGGCCATCGTGAGCGCGGAAACGCTCACCAGCGCGCTCGACTCGGTGAGCGTGCTGGTCGACGAGTGCAAGATCCACCTCGAGGCTGAGGGCCTCGAAATCCGTGCCGTCGACCCGGCGAACGTTGGAATGGTCGATCTCTCGCTCGACGCGGCCGCGTTCGAATCCTACGAGGCCGATGGCGGGACGATCGGCGTCGACCTCTCGCGACTCGAGGACATCGCTGGCATGGCCGAATCCGGCCAGCTCATCCAGGTCGAACTCGACGAGGAGACCCGCAAACTGCACATCCAGATCGACGGGCTCGAGTACACCCTCGCGCTGATCGACCCCGACAGCATCCGTCAGGAACCCGACATCCCGAACCTCGACCTGCCCGCAGAGGTCGTCCTCGAGGGCAAGGACGTCAACCGCTCGGTGACGGCGGCGGACATGGTGAGCGACCACATCGCACTCGGCGTCGACGACGCCGAGGAGTACTTCTACGTCGACGCGGAGGGTGACACCGACGACGTCCACCTCGAGCTCACCCAGGAGGACCTGATCGACCTGCAGGTCGGTGCTGCCCACTCGCTTTTCAGTCTCGACTACCTCAAGGACATGAACAAGGCGATTCCCGGCGACGCCGAGGTCACGCTCGCACTCGGCGAGGAGTTCCCCGTCAAGATCTACTACGGCTTCGCGGAAGGACAGGGGCAGGTCACGTACATGCTCGCGCCGCGGATCCAGAGCGACTGA
- a CDS encoding sensor histidine kinase has translation MSNESASSAHRLSGVPDGGISDALTIESGLEALRSSPEFDGTIEPLEGLETLESCEHIALFYRDRAERFATVTPFVRQGIERGERVMYVVDDMTDEEVLAELREPDDPPGDEFGTDVDLEGALESGQLTFHTLEETYLRTGRFDADDMLEVYAQAIEEAREEYPGLRVTANTNFVLDEEATLEEFLAYESRVNELFKGEDCIALCHYDCDRIPPEILVDVIRTHPHLVYDDTVCHNFYYTPPEEFFEPGESTRDVERMLYTLVDRAQARAELEETIDELEASNERLRRFAYVASHDLQEPLRMISTYLQLLESRHAADLDDEAQEFVDFAVDGAERMRAMVDGLHSYSRIDMADDEFEAVETDDVVTGVLNGFRDRIDGTDAAIAVEDLPAVRANPAQLEQLFANLVSNALTYSGDAPPTVEITGQRRGDRCVFAVADDGIGIDPDHTDQIFEIFGRLHATDEIDGTGVGLSLCRKIVTHHGGDIWVDSEPGEGSTFWFTLPAAPLEC, from the coding sequence ATGAGTAACGAGTCGGCTTCCAGCGCCCACCGACTGTCGGGGGTTCCCGATGGGGGAATCAGCGACGCGCTGACCATCGAGAGCGGACTGGAAGCCCTTCGCTCGAGCCCGGAGTTCGACGGGACGATCGAACCGCTGGAAGGTCTAGAGACGCTCGAGAGCTGCGAGCACATCGCACTGTTCTACCGGGATCGTGCGGAACGGTTCGCAACGGTGACGCCGTTCGTCCGACAGGGGATCGAACGGGGCGAACGAGTCATGTACGTCGTCGACGACATGACCGACGAGGAGGTTCTCGCCGAACTGCGCGAGCCGGACGATCCACCGGGAGACGAGTTCGGCACCGACGTCGACCTCGAGGGCGCACTCGAGTCCGGCCAGTTGACCTTCCACACGCTCGAGGAGACCTACCTCAGGACCGGCCGATTCGACGCCGACGACATGCTCGAGGTTTACGCACAAGCGATCGAGGAAGCCAGGGAGGAGTATCCGGGCCTCCGGGTCACCGCGAACACGAACTTCGTGCTCGACGAGGAGGCCACGCTCGAGGAGTTCCTGGCCTACGAGAGCCGGGTCAACGAGCTCTTCAAAGGCGAAGACTGCATCGCCCTCTGTCACTACGACTGCGACCGCATCCCCCCGGAGATCCTCGTCGACGTCATCAGAACCCACCCGCACCTGGTGTACGACGACACGGTCTGTCACAACTTCTACTACACGCCACCGGAGGAGTTCTTCGAACCCGGCGAGTCGACCCGCGACGTCGAGCGTATGCTCTACACGCTGGTCGACCGCGCGCAGGCCCGGGCCGAACTCGAGGAGACGATCGACGAACTCGAAGCCTCGAACGAACGGCTCAGACGTTTCGCTTACGTCGCCTCCCACGACCTGCAAGAGCCCCTGCGGATGATCTCGACGTACCTGCAGTTGCTCGAGTCCCGTCACGCCGCCGACCTCGACGACGAGGCCCAGGAGTTCGTCGACTTCGCCGTCGACGGCGCAGAGCGGATGCGTGCGATGGTCGACGGCCTGCACTCGTACTCCCGGATCGATATGGCCGACGACGAGTTCGAGGCCGTCGAGACCGACGACGTCGTCACGGGCGTGCTGAACGGTTTTCGGGACCGAATCGACGGCACGGACGCCGCCATCGCCGTCGAGGACCTGCCAGCGGTCCGTGCCAACCCAGCCCAGCTCGAGCAACTGTTCGCCAACCTCGTTTCGAACGCACTGACTTACAGCGGCGACGCGCCCCCGACCGTGGAGATCACCGGCCAGCGTCGAGGAGACCGGTGCGTGTTCGCCGTCGCCGACGACGGGATCGGGATCGATCCCGATCACACCGACCAGATCTTCGAGATCTTCGGACGGCTCCACGCCACCGACGAGATCGACGGTACCGGCGTCGGCCTCTCGCTGTGCCGAAAGATCGTCACCCACCACGGCGGCGACATCTGGGTCGATTCCGAACCGGGTGAGGGATCGACGTTCTGGTTTACGCTCCCGGCTGCACCACTCGAGTGCTGA
- a CDS encoding IMP cyclohydrolase codes for MYVGRFVVVGPEVGAYRVSSRSFPNREITAREDALTVGPTDDAPETDNPYVAYNCLRVVDTPTGQTVAFGNGSQVDPIAEKLELGYPARDALAECLLALDYEKDDYDTPRIAATIDDDGEALIGTVRKDALLVETVEEPTLVATYEKDTPEVFDFEAADAADAATTAYDLEFEHAVCAAGVVRTDDGFETAIENGDSD; via the coding sequence ATGTACGTCGGACGATTCGTCGTCGTCGGCCCCGAGGTCGGCGCCTACCGCGTCTCCTCGAGATCGTTTCCCAACCGTGAGATCACCGCCCGCGAAGATGCCCTGACCGTCGGCCCGACCGACGACGCGCCCGAAACGGACAACCCGTACGTCGCCTACAACTGCCTGCGCGTCGTCGACACCCCAACTGGCCAGACGGTCGCGTTCGGCAACGGCTCACAGGTCGATCCGATCGCCGAGAAACTCGAGCTCGGGTACCCCGCTCGAGACGCGCTCGCGGAGTGTCTGCTCGCACTCGATTACGAGAAAGACGACTACGACACGCCGCGGATCGCGGCCACGATCGACGACGACGGCGAGGCCCTGATCGGGACGGTCCGGAAAGACGCCCTGCTCGTCGAGACGGTCGAGGAACCGACACTCGTCGCGACCTACGAGAAAGATACCCCCGAGGTGTTCGACTTCGAGGCCGCCGACGCCGCCGACGCTGCGACTACGGCCTACGACCTCGAGTTCGAACACGCCGTCTGTGCGGCCGGCGTCGTCCGGACTGACGATGGGTTCGAGACGGCCATCGAGAACGGCGACAGTGACTGA
- a CDS encoding metallophosphoesterase family protein, producing the protein MRVGLISDVHSNRVALEAVLSDMPPVDELVCAGDVVGYNPWPAACVDELRERAVPTVLGNHDAAVLEESARGFNPMGKAGIEHARKRLDDDQRAWLESLPTERRACDERVKIVHGHPDDPQRYRRYTYPEEFSPRLLGDEDVLVLGHTHVQGVRQFSEGIVVNPGSVGQPRDGDPRAAYAVVDLERLSVDTHRVSYDVQAVQEAVREAGLPERIATRLARGE; encoded by the coding sequence ATGCGAGTCGGGCTCATCTCCGACGTTCACAGCAACCGGGTCGCCCTCGAGGCCGTCCTCTCGGACATGCCACCGGTCGACGAACTGGTCTGTGCGGGCGACGTGGTGGGCTACAACCCGTGGCCCGCCGCCTGCGTCGACGAACTCCGCGAACGCGCGGTCCCGACCGTCCTCGGCAATCACGACGCCGCTGTACTCGAGGAGTCGGCGCGCGGGTTCAACCCGATGGGAAAAGCCGGCATCGAACACGCCCGGAAACGCCTCGACGACGACCAGCGCGCGTGGCTCGAGTCGCTCCCCACCGAACGACGGGCGTGCGACGAGCGAGTGAAGATCGTCCACGGCCACCCCGACGACCCACAGCGATACCGCCGGTACACCTACCCCGAGGAGTTCTCGCCACGACTGCTCGGCGACGAGGACGTCCTCGTGCTCGGCCACACCCACGTTCAGGGCGTCCGCCAGTTTTCGGAGGGGATCGTCGTCAACCCCGGAAGCGTGGGCCAGCCCCGCGACGGCGACCCCCGGGCCGCCTACGCCGTCGTCGACCTCGAGCGCCTGTCGGTCGATACCCACCGCGTCTCCTACGACGTCCAAGCGGTTCAGGAGGCGGTCAGGGAGGCCGGATTGCCCGAGCGAATCGCGACTCGACTGGCTCGTGGGGAGTGA
- a CDS encoding HalOD1 output domain-containing protein, translated as MPSADDPTDRAVKRATATDGFVVTFDPLRERPSTAVVSGVASLLETDPLELEPIYEGVEPTALDSFVEHAQRTGVDGVHELWFTYEGFDVGVQTDGRIVIREATDDPASVDWSDDE; from the coding sequence ATGCCCTCCGCAGACGACCCAACAGACAGGGCCGTAAAGCGAGCCACGGCGACAGACGGGTTCGTCGTCACGTTCGACCCACTCCGTGAGCGGCCGAGTACCGCCGTCGTAAGCGGCGTCGCCTCGCTACTCGAGACCGATCCGCTCGAACTCGAGCCCATCTACGAGGGGGTCGAGCCGACCGCACTCGATTCGTTCGTCGAGCACGCCCAGCGAACCGGCGTCGACGGCGTCCACGAGCTGTGGTTCACCTACGAGGGATTCGACGTCGGCGTCCAGACCGACGGTCGAATCGTGATCCGGGAGGCGACGGACGATCCGGCGAGCGTGGACTGGTCCGACGACGAGTAG
- the cysE gene encoding serine O-acetyltransferase yields the protein MLGRLREDTRAMCDRDPAAKRCLEVALTYPGVHAVWGYRIANRLWSAELRLPARLFSHLVRLLTGVEIHPAATIGRRVTIDHGMGVVIGETAEVGDDVHMYHGVTLGGDVNEPVKRHPTLEDGVRVGANATLLGDITVGEGATVGAGSVLTRDVPAGATVAGVPAKRVDGSD from the coding sequence ATGTTGGGACGACTGCGTGAGGACACGCGGGCGATGTGCGACCGCGACCCCGCCGCGAAGCGGTGTCTCGAGGTCGCGCTCACCTATCCGGGCGTCCACGCGGTCTGGGGATATCGGATCGCCAACCGACTGTGGAGCGCGGAACTGAGACTGCCCGCTCGGCTCTTCTCACACCTCGTGCGCCTGCTGACGGGCGTCGAGATCCATCCGGCAGCGACGATCGGTCGCCGGGTGACGATCGACCACGGGATGGGCGTCGTGATCGGTGAGACCGCCGAAGTCGGCGACGACGTCCACATGTACCACGGGGTCACCCTCGGTGGCGACGTCAACGAACCCGTCAAGCGACACCCGACGCTCGAGGACGGCGTCCGGGTCGGCGCGAACGCGACATTGCTCGGCGACATCACGGTTGGCGAGGGAGCGACCGTCGGTGCCGGGTCGGTTCTCACCCGGGACGTCCCGGCAGGTGCGACCGTCGCTGGCGTCCCGGCGAAACGAGTGGACGGGAGCGACTGA
- a CDS encoding alpha/beta fold hydrolase, which translates to MPRATRDGVSIYYEHEADAVGTPVVFVQGLGFGRWMWRWQREAVAGERPVIAPDNRGTGRSDAGLPPLLPRLPRKLRTPLMRKLGGYSIAGLAADLEAVLDDVGTRRVHLVGASMGGMIALQYALEYNRVETLTLLCTTPGGPEAIPVPEETREAMFDVKKGASERETFRQRMRPAFNEQFTNRNPHLIDRILEWRLEQDADEPAREAQAAAVLGFDVSDRLGEIRVPTLVCHGTNDRVVPVGNAELLADQLPDARLELLEGGSHCVFIEASDRVNEVLSGFLADHD; encoded by the coding sequence ATGCCACGTGCGACCCGGGACGGCGTGTCGATCTACTACGAACACGAGGCCGACGCGGTGGGGACGCCGGTCGTCTTCGTGCAGGGACTTGGCTTCGGTCGGTGGATGTGGCGCTGGCAACGCGAAGCGGTCGCCGGCGAGCGCCCCGTGATCGCACCCGACAACCGCGGGACGGGCCGTTCGGACGCCGGCTTGCCCCCGCTCTTGCCACGGCTTCCCCGGAAGCTGCGAACCCCACTTATGCGCAAACTCGGCGGCTACTCCATCGCCGGACTGGCCGCCGACCTCGAGGCCGTCCTCGACGACGTCGGGACGCGTCGCGTCCACCTCGTCGGCGCGAGCATGGGCGGGATGATCGCCCTGCAGTACGCCCTCGAGTACAACCGCGTCGAGACGCTCACGCTGCTGTGTACGACCCCCGGCGGCCCGGAGGCGATTCCGGTGCCCGAGGAGACCCGAGAAGCGATGTTCGACGTAAAAAAGGGCGCGAGCGAACGCGAGACGTTCCGCCAGCGGATGCGGCCGGCGTTCAACGAACAGTTCACCAACCGGAATCCACACCTGATCGACCGCATTCTCGAGTGGCGACTCGAGCAAGACGCCGACGAGCCCGCTCGAGAGGCACAGGCCGCGGCGGTCCTCGGATTCGACGTCAGCGACCGACTCGGCGAGATTCGCGTGCCGACGCTCGTCTGCCACGGGACGAACGACCGCGTCGTGCCCGTCGGGAACGCGGAACTGCTCGCCGACCAGCTTCCGGACGCCCGACTCGAACTGCTCGAGGGGGGCTCACACTGCGTCTTTATCGAGGCGTCGGATCGCGTCAACGAGGTCCTCTCCGGGTTTCTGGCGGATCACGACTGA
- a CDS encoding helix-turn-helix domain-containing protein has translation MTLRSAIGTRDGWTVHIRADDHDHLRSFQRRCRDRQVGISISRLHSLEDVSADDRLTTPQLEALELAFRRGYVDDPRRVTLDDLATDLEITRQSLAGRLRRGHRNLLARVFGSDGPPLERVPSHSFAED, from the coding sequence GTGACGCTGCGCTCTGCGATCGGCACCCGTGACGGCTGGACGGTTCATATCCGAGCCGACGACCACGACCACCTGCGATCGTTCCAGCGGCGGTGTCGCGATCGACAGGTAGGAATCTCCATCTCACGGTTACACTCACTCGAGGACGTCTCGGCGGACGACCGGCTCACGACGCCACAGCTCGAGGCGCTCGAACTCGCGTTCAGGCGGGGGTACGTCGACGATCCGCGGCGGGTGACCCTCGACGACCTCGCGACCGACCTCGAGATCACGCGCCAGTCACTCGCAGGTCGACTTCGACGGGGACATCGCAACCTGCTGGCCCGCGTCTTCGGGTCGGACGGGCCGCCGCTCGAGCGGGTGCCGTCACACTCGTTCGCCGAAGACTGA
- a CDS encoding M48 family metalloprotease — translation MPVRPTRLYLQMVAALLGLLVVTVGFVVGVWAVFALLFASFEVDAPGIVALVPAVVTLIAIAGLEYVQRGTVERLADAHPVDHEAAPELYETTTRIAAQLDVPVPTIAVSDRDAPEALVVGYRPSDVHLVLSLGTIEALEPAELEAVIAHELAHVRNRDAMVMTAVSVPVVLADGLRSRLTAIENPGWGVIVVVPLGLVSSVVWVLGRTITARLARVRERAADRTAAEVTGSPAALAGALERLDREIAETPERDLREVSGVSSLSILPLTPDEPEKVMLGPEGDVEPAYWRARTLLHRLERWLFESHPPTEQRLEALAAMQRER, via the coding sequence ATGCCAGTCCGCCCGACGCGACTGTACCTCCAGATGGTCGCCGCCCTCCTCGGCCTCCTCGTGGTCACGGTCGGCTTCGTCGTCGGCGTCTGGGCCGTCTTCGCCCTCCTGTTTGCCTCCTTCGAGGTCGACGCCCCCGGAATCGTCGCGCTCGTCCCCGCAGTAGTGACGCTGATCGCCATCGCTGGCCTCGAGTACGTCCAGCGGGGAACGGTCGAACGGCTCGCAGATGCCCACCCCGTCGACCACGAGGCTGCCCCAGAGCTTTACGAGACCACGACGCGCATCGCTGCCCAGCTCGACGTCCCTGTCCCCACCATCGCCGTCTCCGACCGGGACGCTCCCGAGGCACTGGTCGTCGGCTACCGGCCCAGCGACGTCCATCTCGTGCTCTCACTCGGGACGATCGAGGCCCTCGAGCCGGCGGAACTCGAGGCCGTGATCGCCCACGAACTCGCCCACGTCAGGAACCGGGACGCGATGGTGATGACCGCCGTCTCGGTGCCCGTCGTGCTCGCCGACGGCCTGCGCTCTCGACTCACCGCAATCGAAAATCCCGGGTGGGGCGTGATCGTCGTCGTCCCGCTGGGGCTCGTCTCGAGCGTCGTCTGGGTCCTCGGCCGGACGATCACCGCCCGACTGGCACGCGTCCGGGAACGAGCCGCAGACCGTACCGCAGCCGAGGTGACCGGCTCACCGGCCGCCCTCGCCGGCGCGCTCGAGCGTCTCGACCGCGAAATAGCCGAGACTCCGGAACGGGACCTGCGGGAGGTCTCCGGGGTCTCCTCGCTGTCGATCCTCCCGCTCACGCCCGACGAGCCCGAGAAGGTCATGCTCGGGCCCGAAGGCGACGTCGAACCCGCCTACTGGCGGGCCCGAACGCTGCTACACCGACTCGAACGCTGGCTCTTCGAGTCGCACCCGCCCACTGAGCAGCGACTCGAGGCGCTCGCGGCGATGCAACGCGAGAGATGA